A region from the Cydia amplana chromosome 7, ilCydAmpl1.1, whole genome shotgun sequence genome encodes:
- the LOC134649628 gene encoding uncharacterized protein LOC134649628 isoform X4 codes for MLFAPIAVEAMKCKEENCEVGVILEHNSLIVLSTDKTIVCLCGRDRNNPFERGKLRKREEHSASVHPAEVLTPVPAPAPEPLAFRQQPLWQFPPPLPPPYVYPHDQDNLMQPLGNERASFRSLRKNIGGRWKRLVKKKPEQEVYTIPPELKPQLKQIYVY; via the exons ATGCTCTTCGCTCCTATCGCCGTCGAGGCGATGAAGTGTAAAGAGGAAAACTGTGAGGTCGGCGTGATCCTGGAGCACAACTCCCTGATCGTCCTGTCCACGGACAAGACTATCGTCTGCCTCTGCGGAAGGGATAGGAACAACCCCTTCGAGCGCGG CAAGCTGAGGAAGCGAGAGGAGCACTCTGCCTCGGTGCACCCCGCCGAGGTGCTGACGCCGGTGCCTGCGCCAGCGCCTGAGCCGCTCGCCTTCCGCCAGCAGCCGCTGTGGCAGTTCCCCCCACCGCTGCCTCCGCCTTACGTCTATCCTCATGATCAG GACAATCTGATGCAGCCCCTTGGTAACGAGCGCGCGAGTTTCCGCAGCCTTCGCAAGAACATCGGCGGTCGTTGGAAGCGCCTGGTGAAGAAAAAACCTGAGCAAGAAGTGTACACGATCCCTCCCGAGCTCAAACCTCAGCTCAAGCAGATATACGTGTACTAG